The following is a genomic window from Amycolatopsis acidiphila.
ATCTCGTTGAATTTCGCCATGTTCCGTGCGGTGTTCGCGGCGGGGGAGCGCATCGGCGCAGGTCCGGTGCTGCGTTCGTGGCGCGCGGTGCTGGGGGTGGCGTCGCGGTTTTTCCAGCTGGAGTCGCTGTACCGGTCGAACGCGAAGTACGGCCCGGAGTGGGAGCCGCGTTTCCTCTGCTACACCTCGGCACGGCGGCTGGCCCGGATCGGCCTGGTCGCGGGTGCGCTGGAGGGCTTCCTCCCCTCGAGCTGGCGGTCTGCGCGGCGCGCGATCGCGGGCGGCGGTGTGAGCGAGGAGTTCCTCGCGCGGGTGCGGGAGATCGACGAGATCCGGACCGAGCCGCGGCCGGTGCGCCGTCCCGAGCAGGTGCGGGTGCGGATCGCGAAGCTGGACCGGTTGCGGGCGGCGGGGATCGACCCGTATCCGGCGGGGTTCGCCCGCGACACGACGCTGGCGCAGGTGGCCGCCGAGTTCGCGGGGCTGGCTCCCGATAGCAGGACCGGGCGCGAGGTGCGGGTCGCCGGCCGGGTGGTGGCGCTGCGTGACCTGGGCGGGGTGTGTTTCGCGCGGTTGCGGGACGTCAGCGGCGAGCTGCAGCTGATGCTGGGCGAGGACGAGCTGTGGCGCTGCGGGGTCGATCTCGGTGACCACGTGGGCGTGCGGGGTGAGGTGGTGACCTCCCGCCGCGGTGAGCTGTCGGTGCTGGTCGCCGGGTGGACCGTCACCGCGAAATGCCTGCATCCGTTGCCGGACAAGCGGAAGGGGCTCGCCGACCCGGAGACCCGGGTGCGCCGCCGCTACCTCGACCCGGACCTGCCGCAGTTGCTGCGGCTGCGCGCCACGGTGCTGCGCGCGCTGCGGGAACGCTTGCACGACAAGGACTTCCTCGAGGTCGAGACCCCGATGCTGCAGGCGGTGCACGGCGGTGCGAACGCGCGGCCGTTCGTCACCCACATCAACGCCTACGACATGCGGATGTACCTGCGGATCGCGCCGGAGCTGTACCTGAAACGGCTGTGCGTGGCGGGCATGGAGCGGGTCTTCGAGCTGAACCGCAACTTCCGCAACGAGGGCGTGGACGCGACACACAATCCGGAGTTCACGATGCTGGAGGCCTACCAGGCGTACGCCGACTACGACTGCATGCGGGTCCTGACCCGGGAGCTGGTGCAGCAGGCCGCGATCGCCGCGTACGGCGCCCCGGTGCTCCGCCGCCCGGATGGCGAGCACGACATCTCGGGCGACTGGCCGGTGGTGACCGTGCACGACGCGGTCGCCAAGGCCCTGGGGGAGCCGGTCACCCCGTCGACGACATCGGCCGAACTGCGCTCCTTCTGCGCGGCGGCGGGCGTCCCCTTCGCCGACGACGCCGGGCGGGGCGAGCTGGTCCTGGCCGCGTTCGACCAGCTCGTCGAGCCGGCCACGGTCGGCCCCACGTTCTACACCGACTACCCCAGGGACGTCTCGCCGCTGACCCGGGAACACCGCTGGGACCCGCGACTGGCCGAGCGCTGGGACCTGGTCGCCTTCGGCGCCGAAATCGGGACGGCATACACCGAGCTGACCGACCCGTTGGAGCAACGCCGCCGCCTGGAAACCCAGTCGCTGCGGGCCGCGAGCGGGGACGTCGAAGCAATGGAACTGGACGAGGACTTCCTGCAGGCGCTGGAACACGGCATGCCCCCAACCGGCGGCCTGGGCCTGGGCATCGACCGCGTACTCATGCTGCTCACCGGCGCCCCCATCCGCCACACCGTGCCCTTCCCCTTCACCCGCCCCCGCCGCTGAGCCGGGGCCGCCCTGACGGGCAACTTTCCTTGCCCCCCAACAAAATCCCAAAACTGTCAGTACCCGATGCGAGTATGTCCCCAACAACCGCATCCCCCGAAGGAGCACCAGATGTCCGGCAACGTCCGCCCCGTCCGCGACGAGCGCGACGGCCTGCTCGCCTTCCTCGCCCAGCAGCGCCACATCCTGCGCGTGGCCGCGCACGGCCTGACCGACGAGCAGGCCCGCCTCGTGCCCAGCCGCAGCGCGCTGAGCATCGGCGGCCTGCTCAAGCACGTCGCGAAGACCGAGTGCGGCTGGATGGACACCGTCCTGCAACGCAAACCTGCCGGCACAGTCGAGGAAAGAGCGAGCGCCTACCTGGAAGACTTCCGGTTCACCGAACAGGACACCCTGTCCGAGGTCATCGCCGAGTACGAGCAGGTCGGCCGCGAGACGGAGGAGATCATCTCCGGTATCCCGGACCTCGGCGCGCCCGTCCCCGTGCCGAAGGGCGTCCCGTGGTTCCCGTCGGACGTCGACGCCTGGTCGGTGCGCTGGGTGCTGTTGCACCTGATCCAGGAGACCGCCCGCCACGCCGGTCACGCGGACATCATCCGGGAGCACATCGACGGTGCGACGGCCTTCCCCCTCATGGCCGCGGCCGAGGGCTGGCCGGAGTCGCCGTGGATCAGGCCCTGGCAACCAGAACCGGTCTAGCAACGCGGACGTCAGCCGAGCCGGTCAGCGCTAGAAAAGCGTCGGCTCGTCCGGCTGCGCGCCTTCGATCACCAGCATCCTGCGCTTGGTCTCCACGCCGCCCGGCGCGGAGAACCCGACCATCCTGCCGTTGGCACCGAGCACCCGATGGCAGGGCACGACAATCGGAAAGGGGTTGCGTCCCAGGGCTTGTCCCACTGCCTGCGCCGAACCCGGCATGCCCAGCAGGTTCGCCACATCGCCGTAGGTGAGCGTCTTCCCGGGCAGGATCGCCCGCGCGACTTCGTAGACGCGGCG
Proteins encoded in this region:
- the lysX gene encoding bifunctional lysylphosphatidylglycerol synthetase/lysine--tRNA ligase LysX, with translation MVPRWRRKAGGVVATVVQLGALMSVALLLWGGDHGFYRWTVGLFSLVNIPADANILIALVLAVLGGALRRRKRAALDTLILFQFGGLLMTVAFEATLVWAPQVLVRERHPHLPVALWALTGAEVVSVGLIVLLFALRPAFPARLAPGAGRHALVIGVSGIVGVTLVGWGLLVVWPGTLGGLGDSFVWAANHATGELVQLRRLGVREGPAWIDLLLDLGGATVAVTTLWVFFRGVRSRRRRSDEEELKLRVLLAGHGEDDSLGYFATRRDKSVIFAPNGRAAVTYRVLAGTSIASADPIGDPQAWPQAIEAWLGEAHTYGWAPGVLGASERGARAYARAGLKALELGDEAVLDVREFSLSGPERRSVRQAVSRIERAGYTARVRRHSELTSSEMDGLLERAQQWRGAETERGFSMALSRLGDPSDGRCVMAEAYDASGELRGLLSFVPWGRRGLSLDLMRRDRDAENGLNEYLVAQVVAQAGRFGAQRISLNFAMFRAVFAAGERIGAGPVLRSWRAVLGVASRFFQLESLYRSNAKYGPEWEPRFLCYTSARRLARIGLVAGALEGFLPSSWRSARRAIAGGGVSEEFLARVREIDEIRTEPRPVRRPEQVRVRIAKLDRLRAAGIDPYPAGFARDTTLAQVAAEFAGLAPDSRTGREVRVAGRVVALRDLGGVCFARLRDVSGELQLMLGEDELWRCGVDLGDHVGVRGEVVTSRRGELSVLVAGWTVTAKCLHPLPDKRKGLADPETRVRRRYLDPDLPQLLRLRATVLRALRERLHDKDFLEVETPMLQAVHGGANARPFVTHINAYDMRMYLRIAPELYLKRLCVAGMERVFELNRNFRNEGVDATHNPEFTMLEAYQAYADYDCMRVLTRELVQQAAIAAYGAPVLRRPDGEHDISGDWPVVTVHDAVAKALGEPVTPSTTSAELRSFCAAAGVPFADDAGRGELVLAAFDQLVEPATVGPTFYTDYPRDVSPLTREHRWDPRLAERWDLVAFGAEIGTAYTELTDPLEQRRRLETQSLRAASGDVEAMELDEDFLQALEHGMPPTGGLGLGIDRVLMLLTGAPIRHTVPFPFTRPRR
- a CDS encoding DinB family protein, encoding MSGNVRPVRDERDGLLAFLAQQRHILRVAAHGLTDEQARLVPSRSALSIGGLLKHVAKTECGWMDTVLQRKPAGTVEERASAYLEDFRFTEQDTLSEVIAEYEQVGRETEEIISGIPDLGAPVPVPKGVPWFPSDVDAWSVRWVLLHLIQETARHAGHADIIREHIDGATAFPLMAAAEGWPESPWIRPWQPEPV
- a CDS encoding methylated-DNA--[protein]-cysteine S-methyltransferase — its product is MTAQGFAVFPTAIGHCGIAWSERGVVSVRLPDGSAGLTRARLLANFPGATETEPPEHVQQAIAEIVALLHGESRDLAEIRLDLNGVPDFHRRVYEVARAILPGKTLTYGDVANLLGMPGSAQAVGQALGRNPFPIVVPCHRVLGANGRMVGFSAPGGVETKRRMLVIEGAQPDEPTLF